The nucleotide sequence TTCGAAAATGTTAATGTTGAAAAAGCCAGTGAGGCCATAAATGAACCAGTTAAAACTCAGCATTGTAAACACAAGATTTTCCaaattcatgttttctgtgttatttgCAAATGTTGCAAGGCTGTCATTGTCTGATATCATTCTAGCTGCTATGACAGATACTTACGTAGTAACTTAAATGTAATAAATGCTACTTGCTAATGCCAAGGAGTTAGCAGTTATCATGGGTCTGATGAAGGTAAGAGTACTGAAATATCTTAGGACAAAGGTAATTTCCAATAGTGTTTTAAATGGGTTGCACGATCAGTGTCACGTGAAGTCAGTGGGTCTTGTATTTGAGAGTCAATAGCAACTTTAAGACATTTGATTTCACTttatgtggttttgtttttcttagtgAAACTGCAAACTATATTCTAATTACCAgacatttgtttccattttgacCGAAGCTGAGCACTTTTATTAATAATAGAGTATGGCTGGGAATTCCACAGTTTGTTTTGGAAATGTGgtttagttttggggtttttttgttgttgttggggtttttttgacggcttgtttttaatttttataattttcataCATGTGATTCCTTCTggcagaaagggaagaagtAGTCTAATAATGTTTACTTCCTCTTTACTTCCCATTCATAATGTTTTACTTTCTGCATTTTCCCATAGTAATTCAAGAAACTCCTGGAGAGGGTGTCAGATGGTCCATAATAAGCTTGACAGGAATTTCATACAAGGATGCAGGAGAATACAGATGTAAAGCCAAGAACTTGGCAGGAATGTCAGAAGCTGCTGTGACTGTCACAGTGGTTGGTGTAGTTACTACAACTCTGTCACCACAGAAGTATGGAAGGAAGCCAGAGGCTGAGAGACAGAATACAACTCAGGAGGAATCCAAGCAGGAACCCGAGAGGACAACCACACCTCTTCCCACCACACCAACCACCACGGCTCTGGTTAGCACTGAAAGATCAACCAGCATGACATTTACTGACAAAAAGCAATCCAGGCTCATGTTAGATGGAAGGAAAATTTCAAAGGCAGTGACAAATGGGAACAAAAAGCAGACTGGAGATTTAAGCAAGAAAGGTGAGGATACTTCATTGAATACAGCAGGTGTGGCTGAGCAAAATGTTACTGTGAAGGACCTAAGAGTAATCAGTGAAACTGATGAAAGGGTGACCTTAACTTGGAACACTCTCAGTGCCACAGGCAATTCTGCTGTGACTGTATTATACTCCAAGTATGGTGAGAAAGATATGTTGCCTCTCAGCACTGATTCTAACAAAAACAAAGTCACAATTGATGGTTTGCAACCTAGTACTCAGTATATGGCATGTGTCTCACCCAAAGGGGTGCCACCTACAAAAGAGCAGTGTGTTGTTTTCTCCACTGATGGGTTAACTGATGAAAGCAGCTCTCAGTTTTCTATTCTGATAGTGGCCAGCAGTGCAGCATGCGTGGTTATTTTACCtctgatatttttcttactctacaaagttttaaaacttcatttaagACCAAAATCTGCAAAGGAAGCTGAACTTGCAAAAGAGACCTATGTGCAATTTGAAACAGTGTCGCTGAAGCCTCGAACGCTGAGTGCAGGAGACCAGCTCTGGGCACGAAGGTACACAGATGAGTCAGAAAGACTTCTCCTTTGCTCTAGGTCAAGCATGGATTCTCAAATGACCTTCAAAAGTGAGGGCTCCAGGTCTGAGTATCTGTGTTGAAGGGTGAGGGTGgagatgaaataaataataggtaaaattacttcaaaatgaTGATACTGCATGTGGAAGCAGGTTGATGCTAGATGATGGTCAGAATACATTATTTGATGTAGAGTTTTACTGGATGGTGGTGGGTAGGAGGGAGAATAGACGAAAAATATtgcctgtttattttctttgttttcatgtttgtgATTTTGGATGTGAAGAAATGATgttcttccaaagaaaaatacagcatgaaATGGTTCCCTGGGTAAAGATATtctatgtttttattaaaacattctgttttctcttccctcatttCATCACATGGTGTGCTAGTTGCATGTATCAAACATGAATCTCAATTTTCTTGAAAGCTATGTACttcaaaattttagaaaaacagttttAGCTACTTCTATTGGGGTCAAAACTTTATGTGAATATACAAGTTTTCTTCTGATGTTAGCTTGTGCTTTGAGGTGTTATACAGCTGTTTGTACAGTATCTTGTGTTGAAAGTATTCTCATGCTGGTTGAGACTGAAGTCACAGTTTATGGACTCTTGAGAGGTACAAAACACATTGTATTGTCATTTTGCAGACGATATTGCAAAGGGCAAAGAAGCTGCTTTAGTGTCCTGAAGCTCAGGTAAGATACTATGAGGTACTCAGAGTGACACTAgataataatattaatttacaTCAAATGATCTTATTGCAAAATCTCAGCCTTAGAATTTACTTGGATGTGTCTGTCCATATACCTCAATTTCAGAAATCTCTGTACAGAAAATTCTGTGGTACTGTGTAATACCACGCACAGTCTTAAATCTATATATTACACAGATATTGCACAACATTATGTACTACACTGCATTAATATAATACATTTCGAGATACAGCAAGAGGAGTTTTTTCCTCAGGTCATGTTGGATGTGAAGTTTAATGAGCATAGTGAAAGTTAATTGTGAGTATGCTTCCGGATGtttaaaaatcaggaattaaTAGTAACAATGAATTCAGAATGGCCTATTAATCTTAATAATGAATAGTCTATTCTGGGGCTAATTTTTTTGATGCCTGAAGTAAATAAGAGAACTTTCGTTGTTCTAGGTTCAGATATTTTGTTTCGAAGTATGTATGAATTGTGAGCCAcagtttttccttaaaattacagctgtgttCTTTTCTTGGACCTTTCTATGCCTAGaggaactggggtttttttgctaggAAATTGGAAATCTACACATTCCAGAGGGAGAAATATTACTCAAAGCTACAAACCAAAGCTTAGTTTGTCAGCTTCAAAACAGTGGCATTTCTCAGTGTCACTAATGTAGGATGAAATTTTGCCTGCTGGAATGCTGATGAGCCTATCTTGTAAGGCCTGGCTTCgtgagaggaaaacattttgccCAAAAGCCACCAACATAAAATCATGGTGGGAAAGGAGCACACTGAAAAATCTCTGTAGTACCTACACCATGGTGTTCAGTGACCAGGATTAGTAGAATGAGTATTTGAGACTATGGGAGCTGTAATAAAGAAGCATGTGAGGTGTTCAAAAGTGCAAAATTAGCTTGCCCGCTTAGAATTAGCCTTGGTATTCCTTTCTGTGTTACAATTATGTGCGGTTACAAATcagtctttcttctttttccatgaATTATTTGGATTGCAATGAAAATGGTTTTAGCTTTTTAAGAGGAATATTTTACTTTggcagggttgtttttttttttttttaatttaggattttttaGGGAAAACAGATTCTTTTTGTGTCAAAACCAAGGTTCATCTGACAAGTTAATGGCAAACCAAGTTTTTAACAGGACCTGAAGCGTTACAATATCTGCCTTCTATTTTCCTGATAGACAGTATAGTTGGTAGTTGTTGAAGGTGTTTCCAATTAAAACCACCATGTTTGTTAATGAGAATGAttgttttaacttttctttttttcctggaaagtaTTTGATTTCAGGTTTCAAAGCTCTAAATCTAGTTCTGAAGATCAAAGTGGTATCACCTGACTTGTAGGTGATACATCAATATGTTGAACTGAGGTGGTGCACAGTTTGCTTGAGAGAGCTCACTTGTGAATGTTAAACCTTTTGGTTTGACTAATCCTTGTGGAATTAGCATGTCCTAAAGTTAGAAATTAATCTCTGGCCCCATGGGCTATCAGTATATCAAAGATGGAATTTACTATAAAGAGAATGTTCCTTCAAGAAAACATGttatacataattttttccACAGTTCTTGAGGCAAAAGTTACGTAATTGAGACATGCTTCTGTAACTCACGTCAAAACACCAAATGTGCTGGGGAATTTTGGTAGGAATTTGACACAAAGGGCAAATGACACAATAAAGATGTTTGCACTGTATCACGCAGGATTGGTTTAATTAAAGAGCTGAAGAAATACTTTGCGAacagatgtaattttttattttgtcaatTGCTAATGATGGAATCATTGTGAGATAGATTTTGTCACCAATGATCATTTGTACAATGTCTTCTGAAATGCAGTGCTGGATCAATCATCAGTATGAACAATGATAACTTTAATCTGTGCTTGCTTGGTAGGAGCATTTGGAGAGGATTTAATCCATGTTTATGTATCACCTTTCATATATTTTgcactttgttttctgaattcaTCCTGCTTTTCACCAAAAAGGTTAGACCTCTTTTTGTACATTACCTACAATCAAAATTGGATGACTAATGAAATAACTGAGTAATGCGAGCTGAATTCTAAGTAAACCTAATTTTTACTGAGAGCTTCAGTGGGCCTTAGTACTTATAATAGTAAACCATGATCTTAGCTTCAATGTGCACTTACTAAGCCAAA is from Corvus moneduloides isolate bCorMon1 chromosome 5, bCorMon1.pri, whole genome shotgun sequence and encodes:
- the LRIT3 gene encoding leucine-rich repeat, immunoglobulin-like domain and transmembrane domain-containing protein 3, producing the protein MYLFIYFYLLVSFFEEVHGFCPSQCTCVYHGRSDGTGTRSVLCNDPDMYEIPVNIPVDTVKLRIEKTVIRRIPTEAFYYLVDLKYLWVTYNCVANIDISSFYNLKQLHELRLDGNLLSTFPWESLSEMPNLRTLDLHNNKVTSIPADAGRYLRNLTYLDLSSNKLTTLPSDLMDIWPPFSGAVMSKNTDILVTQRIILGFQDNPWFCDCRISKLIEFSKIVDTSVVLLDPLVSCSGPENLAGILFQRAELEQCLKPSVMTSATKITSPLGSNVLLRCDATGYPTPQLTWTRSDNIPVNYTVIQETPGEGVRWSIISLTGISYKDAGEYRCKAKNLAGMSEAAVTVTVVGVVTTTLSPQKYGRKPEAERQNTTQEESKQEPERTTTPLPTTPTTTALVSTERSTSMTFTDKKQSRLMLDGRKISKAVTNGNKKQTGDLSKKGEDTSLNTAGVAEQNVTVKDLRVISETDERVTLTWNTLSATGNSAVTVLYSKYGEKDMLPLSTDSNKNKVTIDGLQPSTQYMACVSPKGVPPTKEQCVVFSTDGLTDESSSQFSILIVASSAACVVILPLIFFLLYKVLKLHLRPKSAKEAELAKETYVQFETVSLKPRTLSAGDQLWARRYTDESERLLLCSRSSMDSQMTFKSEGSRSEYLC